A region of Rhodamnia argentea isolate NSW1041297 chromosome 9, ASM2092103v1, whole genome shotgun sequence DNA encodes the following proteins:
- the LOC115752926 gene encoding uncharacterized protein LOC115752926 translates to MKSTIRCCISCILPCGALDVIRIVHTNGRVEEISGTVRAGEIMKLHPKHVLKKPSSSPSDDGVVPRIVIVPPDAELQRGKIYFLMPVPSMPEKTRSRSSSRKSKKREPEGGGGGGGGGGDAKSAIAMTANLLISDRYLSEILSEKLSTQRDRRRGRAAVWRPHLESISEAASSDP, encoded by the coding sequence ATGAAGAGCACCATAAGGTGTTGCATCTCTTGCATTCTGCCCTGTGGAGCTCTCGACGTGATCCGGATCGTGCATACGAACGGCCGCGTGGAGGAGATCAGCGGCACGGTCCGCGCCGGCGAGATCATGAAGCTGCATCCCAAGCACGTCCTCAAGAAACCCTCCTCGTCTCCGTCGGACGACGGGGTCGTCCCGAGGATAGTCATAGTGCCGCCGGACGCGGAGCTCCAGAGGGGGAAGATTTATTTCCTCATGCCGGTGCCCTCCATGCCCGAGAAGACCCGGTCGCGATCTTCGAGTAGGAAGAGCAAGAAACGAGAGCCTgaggggggcggcggcggcggcggcggcggcggcgacgcgaAGTCCGCCATCGCCATGACGGCGAACCTCCTCATCTCCGATCGGTACTTGAGCGAAATACTATCAGAGAAGTTGTCGACGCAGCGAGACCGCAGGCGAGGCCGCGCTGCCGTGTGGAGGCCTCACTTAGAGAGCATTTCCGAGGCGGCATCGAGCGACCCGTAA
- the LOC115752923 gene encoding abscisic acid receptor PYL12-like — MVRLHHTPDFLPNQCGSCLTQTVSAPLPLVWSLVRQFANPQAYKQFVRSCRVVAGDGGTAGSLREVTVVSGLPACCSRERLDLLDDELHVMVFSIVGGDHRLVNYRSTTTLHEDDREEEGEGAAGRPDDNRTTVIESYVVDVPKDSNEEDTRSFAETIIRCNLRSLAEVSEKMACALKA, encoded by the coding sequence ATGGTCCGCCTCCACCACACCCCGGACTTCCTCCCAAACCAGTGCGGGTCGTGCCTGACCCAGACCGTCAGCGCGCCGCTCCCGCTCGTCTGGTCCCTCGTCCGCCAGTTTGCGAACCCGCAGGCCTACAAGCAATTCGTCAGGAGCTGCCGCGTGGTGGCGGGCGACGGCGGCACGGCCGGGAGCCTCCGCGAGGTCACGGTCGTATCGGGCCTGCCGGCGTGCTGCAGCCGCGAGCGGCTGGACCTGCTCGATGATGAGCTGCACGTGATGGTGTTCAGCATCGTCGGGGGCGACCACCGGCTCGTGAACTACCGGTCCACCACGACATTGCATGAGGACGAccgagaggaggagggggagggggcggcAGGGCGGCCGGACGACAACAGGACGACGGTCATAGAGTCGTACGTGGTGGATGTTCCTAAAGATAGCAACGAAGAGGACACGCGGTCGTTCGCGGAGACGATAATCAGGTGCAATCTTAGGTCTTTGGCCGAGGTTTCGGAGAAAATGGCTTGTGCCCTCAAGGCTTGA